A single window of Pseudoduganella plicata DNA harbors:
- a CDS encoding type II secretion system protein, whose amino-acid sequence MNTAVFPRRRGFTLIELLVTLAIMGLLGALVIPTAQVTIQRRNEAELRASLHLIRKALDDYKQAYDDGRVAKTVGSNGYPKSLDQLVEGVPDLRSPKRAKIYFLRRVPRDPFNSDSELPGAQTWGKRSYASEAEDPREGEDVYDVYSLSEKVGLNGIPYRKW is encoded by the coding sequence ATGAACACGGCAGTGTTCCCGCGCCGACGCGGCTTCACGCTGATCGAGCTGCTGGTCACGCTGGCCATCATGGGCCTGCTGGGCGCGCTGGTGATTCCCACGGCGCAGGTGACGATCCAGCGCCGTAACGAAGCGGAGCTGCGTGCGTCGCTGCACCTCATCCGCAAGGCGCTGGACGACTACAAGCAGGCCTACGACGACGGCCGCGTCGCCAAGACGGTGGGCAGCAACGGCTATCCGAAAAGCCTGGATCAGCTGGTGGAGGGCGTGCCGGACCTGCGCAGCCCGAAGCGGGCGAAAATCTATTTCCTGCGGCGCGTGCCGCGCGATCCGTTCAACAGCGACAGCGAATTGCCGGGCGCGCAGACGTGGGGCAAGCGCAGCTATGCCAGCGAGGCCGAGGACCCGCGCGAGGGCGAGGATGTGTACGACGTCTACTCGCTGTCCGAGAAGGTGGGGCTGAACGGCATACCGTACCGCAAATGGTGA
- a CDS encoding DUF192 domain-containing protein, producing MSMRLLLTLAGLTLATAAAAQDVQFATTTLTAGMHLVKAEVARTDAQRAQGLMFREKLPANAGMVFVFDAPATQCMWMKNTPLPLSVAFIDGDGRIVNIADMQPHTLDSHCSTKGVPVRYALEMNQGWFRQRHIKAGMKIGNLPGK from the coding sequence ATGTCGATGAGATTACTGCTGACCCTGGCTGGCCTGACCCTTGCGACGGCAGCGGCGGCGCAGGACGTGCAGTTTGCCACCACGACGCTGACGGCCGGCATGCACCTGGTCAAGGCGGAAGTCGCGCGCACGGATGCCCAGCGGGCCCAGGGGCTGATGTTTCGCGAGAAGCTGCCGGCCAACGCCGGCATGGTGTTCGTGTTCGACGCGCCGGCAACGCAGTGCATGTGGATGAAGAATACGCCGTTGCCGCTGTCGGTGGCATTTATCGATGGCGACGGCAGGATCGTCAATATCGCCGACATGCAGCCGCACACGCTGGACAGCCACTGCTCGACGAAAGGCGTGCCCGTGCGCTATGCGCTGGAGATGAACCAGGGCTGGTTCCGGCAGCGGCACATCAAGGCGGGGATGAAGATCGGCAATCTGCCGGGGAAATAG
- a CDS encoding GspE/PulE family protein: MNDPAIHPIAALDHALLTKARAQQLHSKRTLVEELESLTGMEPRLVVRALAQPFGLAVLETVEMLAFTPAFDLLPLSQAMAKKCVLLRAHDGVVVGVIADPFDLDLQTWLGTQARAPAHAPLQMRLALQSDIAAYLSKQEESARATDTLLPGGDNSRRDGKTAAVLSFASVSEAASPAVRLVNSTLYDALKAGASDIHLESTSGGLAVKYRVDGVLDHATAVNGIEVAEQIISRLKVLAELDIAERRVPQDGSFRVESGGREIDLRVSIMPSIHGEDAVIRILDKRAMIESYGSLSLESLGFDAPSLVTLRTLAQEAYGMLLVTGPTGSGKTTTLYAALTEIHNGREKIITIEDPVEYQLPGILQIPVNEKKGLTFAKGLRSILRHDPDKIMVGEIRDRETAEIAVQSALTGHLVLTTVHANNVFDVFGRFTHMGIDPYAFVSALNGIWAQRLVRINCPHCAAEYTPGDEELASVGLSRADVFDYDFKEGKGCGDCRGTGYKGRRSIAEILTLNDEIRELIVEKRPIRQVKQAAYENGTRSLRQAALELVKRGGTTLTEIKRVTLHA; encoded by the coding sequence GTGAACGATCCGGCCATCCATCCCATCGCCGCCCTCGACCATGCGTTGCTGACGAAGGCGCGGGCCCAGCAGCTGCATTCGAAGCGCACGCTGGTGGAAGAACTCGAAAGCCTGACGGGCATGGAGCCGCGCCTCGTCGTGCGCGCGCTGGCCCAGCCGTTCGGGCTGGCCGTACTGGAGACGGTCGAGATGCTGGCCTTTACGCCCGCGTTCGACCTGCTGCCGCTGTCGCAGGCAATGGCGAAGAAATGCGTGCTGCTGCGGGCGCACGACGGTGTCGTTGTCGGTGTCATTGCCGATCCGTTCGACCTCGACCTGCAGACATGGCTGGGCACCCAGGCACGCGCGCCGGCGCACGCGCCGCTGCAGATGCGCCTGGCGTTGCAGTCCGATATCGCCGCCTACCTGTCGAAGCAGGAGGAGTCCGCCCGCGCGACCGATACGCTGCTGCCGGGCGGCGACAATTCCCGCCGCGACGGCAAGACGGCCGCCGTGCTGTCGTTCGCCTCCGTGTCGGAAGCGGCCAGCCCCGCCGTGCGCCTGGTCAATTCCACGCTGTACGATGCGCTGAAAGCGGGCGCCTCCGACATCCACCTGGAAAGCACCTCCGGCGGCCTCGCGGTCAAGTACCGTGTCGACGGCGTTCTCGACCATGCCACGGCCGTCAACGGCATCGAAGTGGCCGAGCAGATCATCTCGCGCCTGAAGGTGCTGGCCGAACTGGACATCGCCGAACGGCGCGTGCCGCAGGACGGCAGCTTCCGCGTGGAGTCGGGCGGGCGCGAGATCGACCTGCGCGTCTCCATCATGCCCAGTATCCACGGCGAGGATGCCGTCATCCGTATTCTGGACAAGCGGGCCATGATCGAATCGTACGGCTCGCTGTCGCTGGAATCGCTGGGCTTCGATGCGCCATCGCTCGTCACGTTGCGCACCCTGGCGCAGGAGGCGTACGGCATGCTGCTGGTGACAGGGCCGACGGGTTCGGGCAAGACGACAACGCTGTACGCGGCGCTGACGGAAATCCACAACGGCCGCGAGAAGATCATCACGATCGAGGACCCCGTCGAATACCAGCTGCCGGGCATCCTGCAGATTCCCGTCAACGAGAAAAAAGGCCTGACGTTTGCCAAGGGCCTGCGCTCGATCCTGCGCCACGATCCCGACAAGATCATGGTGGGCGAGATCCGCGACCGCGAAACGGCGGAAATCGCCGTGCAGTCCGCGCTGACGGGCCACCTGGTGCTCACCACCGTGCACGCCAATAACGTGTTCGACGTGTTCGGCCGCTTCACCCACATGGGCATCGATCCGTATGCGTTCGTGTCGGCGCTGAACGGCATCTGGGCCCAGCGCCTGGTGCGCATCAACTGCCCGCACTGCGCGGCCGAATACACGCCGGGCGACGAGGAGCTGGCCAGCGTGGGCCTGTCGCGCGCGGACGTGTTCGACTACGACTTCAAGGAAGGCAAGGGCTGCGGCGACTGCCGCGGCACGGGCTACAAGGGGCGCCGCTCGATCGCGGAGATCCTGACGCTGAACGACGAGATCCGCGAACTGATCGTGGAAAAGCGCCCGATCCGCCAGGTCAAGCAGGCGGCCTATGAAAACGGCACGCGCAGCCTGCGCCAGGCGGCGCTCGAACTGGTCAAGCGGGGCGGCACCACGCTGACGGAAATCAAACGGGTGACCTTGCATGCGTAG
- a CDS encoding secretin N-terminal domain-containing protein, translating into MSRHKPTAAARLRRTLTLSTMVLALSGCAAQMAYRDARNLIEKDQVEAGLLKLQEAIAADPGNAQYRATWLQARDRAIMRYLDQADRQMAEGQRALALQNIQRVLALNPQNERARGALRALDMAERHDKLLAEATELADKKEYDQAKSKVDIVLSEKPDQPRARALLRELNEKNPPGGAENQLAKTFKQPITIEFRDAPLKQVFDVISRRSGLNFVFDKDVKADARTTIMLRNSTVESAVYYLLMTNQLEQQVMDANTILIYPNIAAKLKEYQETVIKTFYLANAEAKLVANTLKTILKSRDVVADEKLNLVIMRDNADAIKLAEKIVAVQDMAEPEVMLEVEILEVKRSRLLELGVNWPTTATFSPLISSGGSTLTIRDLDTLNSASIGVSSLQAKITANKTDGDSNLLANPRIRVRNKQKAKILIGDKVPVITTTVSPGTAGFAQESVSYVDVGLTLNAEPTIYLNNEVAINVSLEVSNIVSRIETKSGTTAYQIGTRQASTVLQLKDGENQVLAGLINNEDRKSGSKVPGLGDIPILGRLFGAQTDDNQKTEIVLSITPRLVRNLQRPQADAAEFSAGTEANFRRKPDVTVRAPVLLPGRSPTPAPEQPQAPQQPSPSPQETGTPANVPLSTTQPGPPSSVTQPPATAPAAPAPQPQAQQQPPSAATPVPPAQNQ; encoded by the coding sequence ATGTCTCGCCACAAGCCAACCGCGGCGGCCCGCCTGCGCCGCACGCTCACCCTGTCCACGATGGTGCTGGCGCTGTCCGGCTGCGCCGCCCAGATGGCGTATCGCGACGCGCGCAACCTGATCGAGAAGGACCAGGTCGAGGCGGGACTGCTGAAGCTGCAGGAAGCGATCGCGGCCGATCCGGGGAACGCCCAGTACCGCGCCACCTGGCTGCAGGCACGCGACCGCGCCATCATGCGCTATCTCGACCAGGCCGACCGGCAGATGGCCGAGGGGCAGCGCGCGCTGGCGTTGCAGAACATCCAGCGCGTGCTGGCCCTGAATCCCCAGAACGAGCGGGCCCGCGGCGCGCTGCGGGCGCTGGACATGGCCGAGCGGCACGACAAGCTGCTGGCCGAGGCCACCGAGCTGGCGGACAAGAAGGAATACGACCAGGCGAAATCAAAGGTCGACATCGTGCTGTCCGAAAAGCCGGACCAGCCGCGCGCCCGTGCGCTGCTGCGCGAGCTGAACGAAAAGAATCCGCCGGGCGGCGCCGAGAACCAGCTGGCGAAGACGTTCAAGCAGCCTATCACCATCGAATTCCGCGACGCGCCGCTCAAGCAGGTGTTCGACGTGATCTCGCGCCGCTCGGGCCTGAACTTCGTGTTCGACAAGGATGTCAAGGCCGATGCCCGCACGACGATCATGCTCAGGAACAGCACCGTCGAATCGGCCGTCTACTACCTCCTGATGACGAACCAGCTGGAACAGCAGGTGATGGATGCGAACACGATCCTGATCTACCCGAACATCGCGGCCAAGCTGAAGGAATACCAGGAGACGGTCATCAAGACGTTCTATCTGGCCAATGCGGAAGCGAAGCTGGTGGCCAATACCCTGAAAACGATCCTGAAGTCGCGCGACGTGGTGGCGGACGAGAAACTGAACCTCGTTATCATGCGCGACAACGCGGACGCCATCAAGCTGGCCGAGAAGATCGTCGCGGTGCAGGACATGGCCGAACCGGAAGTGATGCTGGAAGTGGAGATCCTGGAAGTGAAGCGTTCGCGCCTGCTGGAGCTGGGCGTCAACTGGCCCACGACGGCGACGTTCTCGCCGCTCATTTCCAGTGGCGGCTCCACCCTGACGATCCGCGACCTGGACACGCTCAACAGTGCGTCGATCGGCGTCTCGTCGCTGCAGGCCAAGATCACGGCCAACAAGACGGACGGTGATTCGAACCTGCTGGCCAACCCGCGCATCCGCGTGCGCAACAAGCAGAAGGCCAAGATCCTGATCGGCGACAAGGTGCCCGTCATCACGACCACCGTCTCGCCCGGCACGGCCGGCTTCGCCCAGGAAAGCGTCAGCTACGTCGACGTGGGCCTGACGCTGAACGCGGAGCCGACCATCTACCTGAACAACGAAGTGGCCATCAACGTGTCGCTGGAGGTGTCGAACATCGTCAGCCGCATCGAGACCAAGTCCGGTACGACGGCCTACCAGATCGGCACGCGCCAGGCGTCCACCGTGCTGCAGCTGAAGGACGGCGAAAACCAGGTGCTGGCCGGCCTCATCAATAACGAAGACCGCAAGAGCGGCAGCAAGGTGCCGGGGCTGGGCGACATTCCGATCCTGGGCCGGCTGTTCGGCGCGCAGACGGACGACAACCAGAAGACCGAAATCGTGCTGTCGATCACGCCGCGCCTGGTGCGCAACCTGCAGCGTCCGCAGGCGGATGCCGCCGAGTTCTCGGCCGGCACGGAAGCGAACTTCCGCCGCAAGCCGGATGTGACGGTGCGCGCGCCCGTGCTGCTGCCGGGCCGCAGCCCGACCCCGGCACCGGAGCAGCCGCAGGCGCCGCAGCAGCCATCGCCTTCGCCACAGGAGACGGGCACGCCCGCCAACGTGCCGCTGTCGACCACGCAGCCAGGTCCGCCGTCGAGCGTCACGCAGCCGCCTGCGACGGCTCCGGCGGCACCGGCGCCACAGCCGCAAGCCCAGCAACAGCCGCCGTCGGCCGCGACGCCGGTGCCGCCAGCGCAGAACCAGTGA
- a CDS encoding FxDxF family PEP-CTERM protein → MKLKFAIAGLLAAASFSAMAADQSVAIIDGVGSFDSLVVGNDGVLSGGLDVLTFNGVGPGLYDVVLTISGQNLSFDAAASTLNGFKGEAYGVGKLKFFGVEATTESPFVLNLAGVANNAKAIYSGELTVAAVPEPSTYGMLLGGLGIMGFLARRKAKKA, encoded by the coding sequence ATGAAACTGAAATTCGCTATCGCAGGCCTGCTGGCTGCCGCTTCCTTCTCCGCAATGGCTGCTGACCAGTCCGTCGCCATCATCGACGGCGTCGGCTCGTTCGATTCGCTGGTCGTGGGCAACGACGGCGTGCTGTCGGGTGGCCTGGACGTTCTGACGTTCAACGGCGTGGGCCCTGGCCTGTATGACGTCGTTCTGACCATCAGCGGTCAGAATCTGTCGTTCGACGCAGCCGCGAGCACGCTGAACGGCTTCAAGGGCGAAGCCTACGGCGTCGGCAAGCTGAAGTTCTTCGGCGTGGAAGCCACCACCGAAAGCCCATTCGTGCTGAACCTGGCTGGTGTCGCCAACAACGCCAAAGCCATCTACTCGGGCGAACTGACCGTGGCAGCCGTACCTGAGCCAAGCACCTACGGCATGCTGCTGGGCGGCCTGGGCATCATGGGCTTCCTGGCCCGTCGCAAAGCCAAAAAAGCTTAA
- a CDS encoding type II secretion system protein: MIKWKRRGFTLIELLVVLGIIALLLTLAVPRYFPSVDKTRETILADNLRNTRAVIDQFYGDTGRYPDSLEQLVEKRYLRALPVDPITERNDSWLLQPPEDPGKGAVADLKSGAPGNDRSGRPYADW, translated from the coding sequence ATGATCAAATGGAAACGCCGGGGCTTCACGCTGATCGAGCTGCTCGTCGTGCTGGGCATTATCGCGCTGCTGCTGACTCTCGCCGTGCCGCGCTACTTCCCCAGCGTCGACAAGACCCGCGAAACCATCCTGGCCGACAACCTGCGCAACACGCGCGCCGTCATCGATCAGTTCTACGGCGATACCGGCCGCTATCCGGACTCGCTGGAACAGCTGGTCGAGAAGCGCTACCTGCGCGCGCTGCCAGTCGACCCGATCACGGAGCGCAACGACAGCTGGCTGTTGCAGCCGCCGGAGGACCCGGGCAAGGGCGCTGTCGCCGACCTCAAGAGTGGAGCGCCCGGCAATGACCGCAGCGGCAGGCCGTACGCGGACTGGTAA
- a CDS encoding PilN domain-containing protein, with protein sequence MSLRTIRIDFAPPGWRRTLHRLHPALAVAGLLGVLLCLGGTWMAMDMAERRAARAAEIEQLQARSRALSKVRATVPETAIPEAQATAVNTAILQLNVPWRELEDALATATPANIALLALDPDARKRILKITAEARNSDDMVGYVQVLKQQEFFSGAALVRHEIEEQDPNKPIRFQVEAQWRGR encoded by the coding sequence ATGAGCCTGAGAACGATCCGTATCGATTTTGCCCCGCCAGGCTGGCGCCGCACGCTGCACCGGCTGCATCCGGCCCTGGCCGTGGCCGGACTGCTGGGCGTGCTGCTGTGCCTGGGCGGGACCTGGATGGCCATGGACATGGCCGAGCGGCGCGCCGCCCGTGCCGCCGAGATCGAGCAGCTGCAGGCGCGTAGCCGGGCGCTGTCGAAAGTACGCGCCACGGTGCCGGAAACGGCGATTCCGGAAGCGCAGGCGACGGCCGTCAACACCGCGATCCTGCAGCTGAACGTGCCATGGCGCGAGCTGGAGGATGCGCTCGCCACGGCCACGCCCGCCAATATCGCGCTGCTGGCCCTTGATCCCGACGCGCGCAAGCGTATCCTGAAGATCACGGCCGAGGCGCGCAACAGCGACGACATGGTCGGTTACGTGCAGGTGCTTAAGCAGCAGGAGTTCTTCAGCGGCGCGGCACTGGTGCGCCACGAAATCGAAGAGCAGGATCCGAACAAGCCGATCCGGTTCCAGGTCGAAGCGCAATGGAGGGGACGATGA
- the rpsT gene encoding 30S ribosomal protein S20 → MANTAQARKRARQAVKQNAHNSAQRSTLRTAIKAVRKAIQAGDKAAATQIFQSSVSTIDSIADKKIIHKNKAARHKSRLAAALKALSA, encoded by the coding sequence ATGGCAAATACCGCACAAGCGCGCAAACGCGCTCGTCAAGCAGTCAAGCAAAACGCACACAACTCGGCACAGCGTTCGACGCTGCGCACCGCCATCAAGGCTGTCCGCAAGGCGATCCAGGCCGGCGACAAAGCCGCTGCGACCCAGATCTTCCAGTCGTCCGTGTCGACCATCGACTCGATCGCCGACAAAAAGATCATCCACAAGAACAAGGCCGCTCGCCACAAGAGCCGTCTGGCAGCTGCCCTGAAGGCACTGTCCGCCTAA
- the murJ gene encoding murein biosynthesis integral membrane protein MurJ: MNLLRTLAAVSSMTMLSRVTGLLRETLFARAFGAGAYTDAFNVAFRIPNLLRRLFAEGAFSQAFVPILAEYKNQHGHEASRTLSDHVANCLVWATLIVSAIGIVGAPVFVLLIAGGLKQQGDAFDAAVWMTRLMFPYIACMSFVAMAGGILNTWRQFKIPAFTPVLLNLSLIAGAVFLAPHLKQPVYAQAIAVFVGGLLQVGLQIPALVKIGMLPRLSINPLAGMSDPGVRRVLRKMGPAVFAVSASQISLMINTSIASRLEQGSISWLTYADRLMEFPTALLGVALGTILLPSLSKANLDDDRQEYSALLDWGLRLTLLLAIPAAVGLAVLALPLIATLFHYGAFSDRAAEMSARPLIAYATGLIGIILVKTLAPAFYARQDIRTPVRIALGVLVATQLMNLVFVPYIQVAGLALSIGLAACLNALFLFTGLRRRGIYVPLPGWGKFFLKLVVAVAAMGLTAWFSAQQFDWLALRSTPLLRAGALAGVIAVCGLVYFGLLLLLGFRVRDFRRTGK; the protein is encoded by the coding sequence ATGAATCTACTCCGAACCCTCGCCGCCGTCTCCAGCATGACCATGCTGTCGCGCGTCACGGGGCTGCTGCGCGAAACCCTGTTTGCACGGGCTTTCGGTGCCGGCGCCTACACCGACGCCTTCAACGTGGCCTTCCGCATCCCCAACCTGCTGCGCCGCCTGTTTGCCGAAGGCGCGTTTTCGCAGGCCTTCGTGCCCATCCTGGCCGAATACAAGAATCAGCACGGGCACGAGGCAAGCCGCACGCTGTCCGACCACGTCGCCAATTGCCTCGTCTGGGCGACGCTGATCGTCAGCGCCATCGGCATCGTCGGCGCGCCCGTCTTCGTGCTGCTGATCGCCGGCGGCCTGAAGCAGCAAGGCGACGCCTTTGACGCGGCCGTATGGATGACGCGGCTGATGTTCCCGTACATCGCCTGCATGTCGTTCGTGGCGATGGCCGGCGGCATCCTGAATACGTGGCGCCAGTTCAAGATCCCCGCATTCACGCCCGTCCTGCTGAACCTTTCGCTGATCGCCGGTGCCGTGTTCCTGGCGCCGCACCTGAAACAGCCCGTGTATGCCCAGGCCATTGCCGTGTTTGTCGGCGGCCTGCTGCAGGTCGGGCTGCAGATACCCGCGCTGGTCAAGATCGGCATGCTGCCGCGCCTGTCGATCAACCCGCTCGCGGGCATGTCCGACCCGGGCGTGCGCCGCGTGCTGAGGAAGATGGGTCCGGCCGTATTTGCCGTCTCCGCCTCACAGATCAGCCTGATGATCAACACCAGCATTGCGTCGCGCCTGGAACAGGGCAGCATCTCGTGGCTGACCTATGCCGACCGCCTGATGGAGTTTCCCACCGCCCTGCTGGGCGTGGCGCTGGGCACGATCCTGCTGCCGAGCTTGTCCAAAGCCAACCTCGACGACGACCGCCAGGAATACTCGGCCCTGCTCGACTGGGGCCTGCGCCTGACCTTGCTGCTGGCGATCCCCGCCGCCGTCGGCCTGGCCGTGCTGGCGCTGCCGCTGATCGCGACGCTGTTCCATTACGGCGCCTTCAGCGACCGCGCGGCGGAGATGTCGGCGCGCCCGCTGATCGCCTATGCCACCGGCCTGATCGGCATCATCCTCGTCAAGACGCTGGCGCCCGCGTTCTACGCCCGCCAAGACATCCGCACGCCCGTGCGCATCGCGCTGGGGGTGCTGGTGGCAACACAGCTGATGAACCTGGTCTTCGTGCCGTATATCCAGGTCGCCGGGCTGGCGCTGTCGATCGGCCTGGCTGCCTGCCTGAACGCGCTGTTCCTGTTTACGGGTCTGCGCCGGCGCGGCATCTACGTACCCCTGCCCGGCTGGGGCAAGTTCTTCCTCAAGCTGGTCGTTGCCGTGGCCGCCATGGGGTTGACGGCATGGTTCAGCGCCCAGCAGTTCGACTGGCTGGCACTGCGCAGCACGCCGCTGCTGCGGGCCGGGGCACTGGCCGGCGTGATCGCGGTTTGCGGGTTGGTGTACTTCGGGCTGTTGCTGTTGCTGGGGTTCCGGGTGCGGGATTTTCGGCGCACCGGCAAATAA
- a CDS encoding type II secretion system protein, producing MRWLTPPRRPARGFTPARPARGFTYVSVIILVAILGLVAATTVRLGATIQRAAAERELLYIGEQFSDALKSYAAATPQGQPQQPPTMKELLKDPRFPGTRRHLRKVFVDPMTGKPEWGIVYMGDKLGVLGIHSLSTAEPIKVSNFPSRFQAFEGKRKISDWVFTFNGQEPPPGQLPAKPGAGPATPMTGSPLTGKPTGTGTGTDTGAGSGTGTGAGTPAAGTQPATPLTGRPPTPVQPPQPAEPEPEPEPEPLPEPPPPDPAPEQPQEQPAEPPEPANRK from the coding sequence ATGCGCTGGCTCACGCCACCCCGGCGGCCGGCGCGGGGCTTCACACCCGCGCGCCCGGCACGCGGATTCACCTACGTCAGCGTCATCATCCTGGTCGCGATCCTCGGTCTCGTTGCAGCCACGACCGTGCGGCTCGGCGCCACCATACAGCGCGCGGCGGCCGAGCGCGAGCTGCTGTACATCGGCGAGCAGTTCAGCGACGCGCTCAAGAGCTACGCCGCGGCAACGCCGCAGGGCCAGCCGCAACAGCCTCCCACGATGAAGGAACTCTTGAAGGACCCGCGTTTTCCCGGCACGCGCCGGCACCTGCGCAAGGTCTTCGTCGACCCCATGACGGGCAAGCCGGAGTGGGGCATCGTCTACATGGGCGACAAGCTGGGCGTGCTGGGCATCCACAGCCTGTCCACAGCCGAGCCCATCAAGGTCAGCAATTTTCCGTCGCGGTTCCAGGCGTTCGAAGGCAAGCGCAAGATTTCCGACTGGGTGTTCACGTTCAACGGCCAGGAGCCGCCGCCGGGACAACTTCCCGCCAAGCCGGGCGCGGGCCCGGCCACGCCGATGACAGGCAGCCCGCTGACGGGCAAGCCGACCGGGACAGGCACGGGCACGGATACCGGAGCGGGCAGCGGCACCGGTACGGGCGCCGGCACGCCGGCGGCAGGTACCCAGCCGGCTACGCCCTTGACGGGCAGGCCGCCCACGCCGGTGCAACCGCCCCAGCCGGCCGAGCCGGAACCCGAGCCCGAGCCGGAGCCGCTGCCCGAGCCGCCACCACCAGATCCTGCACCGGAGCAGCCGCAGGAGCAGCCGGCGGAGCCGCCTGAACCGGCTAACAGGAAGTGA